A genomic window from Quercus lobata isolate SW786 chromosome 10, ValleyOak3.0 Primary Assembly, whole genome shotgun sequence includes:
- the LOC115963954 gene encoding uncharacterized protein LOC115963954, with amino-acid sequence MLHCFQVPLAILLLALSITSSHAFRKYRHPKIKSSVYLSPKFVLDQGSVVDKYYYNIDFPRGHIAIKGFNAEVVDEAGHPVPLHETYLHHWALGRFHQRLNATNPEQDYIFVRNSGICQNNSVGQYYGLGSETRGTNTDVPDPFGIEVGNPTDIPAGYEERWLLNVHAIDTRGVEDKLGCTECRCDLYNVSKDEYGRPLRPDYIGGLRCCYDHAQCRLREVSEGAKRNLYMRYTVKWIDWDEFIVPVKIYILDVTDTWKQLGNSTGQSSEHECHVEYDVESCSASGMADNRCTDSKRISLVFPTGGYIVYGVAHQHSGGIGSTLYGEDGRVLCFSIPTYGQGKEAGNEAGYIVGMSTCYPQPGSVKINVGETLILESNYSSAQRHTGVMGLFYILVAEQLPKPRLSLRVPIAKQVNKGWE; translated from the exons atgcttcacTGTTTTCAAGTTCCGTTGGCAATACTATTACTGGCATTAAGCATAACAAGCTCACATGCTTTCCGGAAATATAGACATCCTAAGATAAAATCTTCAGTTTACCTATCTCCTAAGTTTGTGCTGGATCAAGGATCAGTGGTGGACAAATATTACTACAACATTGACTTCCCAAGAGGTCATATTGCTATCAAGGGTTTCAATGCTGAAGTAGTTGATGAAGCAGGGCATCCTGTCCCTCTTCACGAAACTTATCTCCATCACTGGGCCCTTGGAAGATTTCATCAACGTCTAAATGCAACAAATCCCGAGCAGGATTATATTTTCGTGAGGAACAGTGGAATATGCCAGAATAATTCTGTTGGTCAGTATTATGGCCTTGGATCTGAAACCCGAGGAACAAACACAGATGTTCCAGATCCTTTTGGTATAGAGGTTGGTAATCCTACTGATATTCCTGCTGGGTATGAGGAGAGGTGGTTGCTTAATGTCCATGCGATTGATACTAGGGGAGTGGAAGATAAGTTGGGATGCACTGAATGCAGGTGTGATCTATATAACGTTTCAAAGGATGAATATGGCCGGCCCTTAAGGCCAGATTATATAGGAGGTTTAAGATGTTGCTATGATCACGCTCAATGCAGATTGAGAGAAGTCTCTGAGGGTGCTAAGAGAAACCTTTACATGAGATATACGGTGAAGTGGATTGATTGGGATGAATTTATTGTGCCTGTCAAGATTTATATATTGGATGTCACTGATACTTGGAAACAATTGGGCAATTCAACAGGACAAAGTTCAGAACATGAATGCCAT GTTGAGTATGACGTTGAGTCTTGTAGTGCATCTGGTATGGCTGATAATAGGTGCACTGACTCCAAAAGGATAAGCCTCGTTTTCCCAACTGGTGGCTATATCGTCTACGGTGTGGCCCATCAACATTCGGGGGGTATCGGTTCAACTCTTTATGGAGAG GATGGAcgggttttatgtttttcaatACCAACTTATGGACAAGGGAAGGAAGCAGGAAATGAGGCTGGTTATATCGTAGGAATGTCCACTTGTTATCCTCAACCCGGCTCTGTCAAGATTAATGTTGGGGAGACTCTGATTCTGGAATCTAATTATAGTAGCGCCCAGAGGCACACAGGAGTCATGGGGCTCTTCTACATTTTGGTTGCAGAGCAATTGCCAAAGCCTAGGCTTTCCCTACGAGTTCCAATTGCAAAGCAAGTTAATAAG GGTTGGGAGTAG
- the LOC115963434 gene encoding uncharacterized protein LOC115963434, with product MRHFFRVPLAILLLALSITCSHAFRKYRQPEIKSAVFLSPKFELDPGSVVNRNYYYIEFPRGHIAIKGFNAEVVDEAGHPVPLHETYLHHWVLGRFHQRLNATNPEQDYILVRNSGICQKQVVYQYYGLGSETRGTNTDVPDPFGIEVGNPVDIPVGYEEAWFLKVHAIDTREVEDKLGCTECRCELYNVTKDEKGQPLRPDYKGGLSCCYDHTQCRLREDSVGATRNLYMRYTVKWLDWNEFIVPVKIYILDVTDTWKRLANSTGQNSEHECHVEYDIESCSASGKADNGCTDSKRASLAMPTGGYLAYGVAHQHSGGLGSALYGEDGRLLCSSMPTYGKGKEAGNEAGYIVGMSTCYPKPGTVKINDGETMIVESNYSSTQSHTGVMGLFYILVAEHLPKPVLSRRLPFAKPVNSKV from the exons ATGCGTCACTTTTTTCGAGTTCCGTTGGCAATACTATTACTGGCATTAAGCATAACATGCTCACATGCTTTCAGGAAATATAGACAACCTGAGATAAAATCTGCAGTTTTCCTATCCCCTAAGTTTGAATTGGATCCTGGATCAGTGGTGAATAGAAATTACTACTACATTGAGTTCCCAAGAGGTCATATTGCTATCAAGGGTTTCAATGCTGAAGTAGTTGATGAAGCAGGGCATCCTGTCCCTCTTCACGAAACTTATCTCCACCACTGGGTCCTTGGAAGATTTCATCAACGTCTAAATGCAACAAATCCCGAGCAGGATTATATTCTCGTGAGGAACAGCGGAATATGCCAGAAACAAGTTGTTTACCAGTATTATGGCCTCGGATCTGAAACCCGAGGAACAAACACAGATGTACCAGATCCTTTTGGAATAGAGGTTGGTAATCCTGTTGATATTCCTGTTGGGTATGAGGAGGCGTGGTTTCTTAAAGTCCATGCAATTGATACTCGGGAAGTGGAAGATAAGTTGGGATGCACCGAATGCAGGTGCGAACTATATAATGTTACAAAGGATGAAAAGGGCCAGCCCTTAAGACCAGACTATAAAGGAGGTTTATCATGTTGCTATGATCACACACAATGCAGATTGAGAGAAGACTCTGTGGGTGCTACGAGAAACCTTTACATGAGATATACGGTGAAGTGGCTTGATTGGAATGAATTTATTGTGCCTGTCAAGATTTATATATTGGATGTCACTGATACTTGGAAACGATTGGCCAATTCAACAGGACAAAATTCAGAACACGAATGCCAT GTTGAGTATGACATTGAGTCTTGTAGTGCATCTGGTAAGGCTGATAATGGGTGCACTGACTCCAAAAGGGCAAGTCTGGCTATGCCAACTGGTGGCTATCTCGCTTATGGTGTGGCCCATCAACATTCAGGGGGTCTCGGTTCAGCTCTTTATGGAGAG GATGGACGGCTTTTGTGTTCTTCGATGCCAACATATGGAAAAGGGAAGGAAGCAGGAAATGAGGCTGGCTATATTGTAGGAATGTCCACTTGTTATCCTAAACCAGGCACTGTAAAGATAAATGATGGGGAGACTATGATTGTGGAATCTAATTATAGTAGCACCCAAAGCCACACAGGAGTCATGGGGCTCTTCTACATTTTGGTTGCAGAACATTTGCCAAAGCCTGTGCTTTCCCGACGCCTTCCATTTGCAAAGCCAGTTAATAGTAAGGTATAA